Genomic window (Cellulosilyticum lentocellum DSM 5427):
TAAATAAATAAAATAGGAGGATTAAGTATGTCGCCGCTGTATCAAAAGCAATGGGAAGCTATCCTTAGTATTATAGAAATGGAGACATCAAGTGTAAGCTTTAATACTTGGTTTAAAGAAACTGAGCTCTTATCTATAGAAGATAATACTCTATTCATTAGTGTAAAAAACGAATTTACAAAGGAAATTCTTAATACACGCTATATAGAGCTTATTCGTAATAGTGCTCTCCAAGTTCTTAATAAGGATTACAATATAAAGTTCATGCTTCCAAATGAACAAACTACTACTGAACAAAAAGCTGCAAAAAGAAATGAGCAGCTTCAAGACCCTTTAAATAATCCTAGTAACTTAAACCCTAGATACGTTTTTGATAGTTTCGTAGTAGGTAATAGTAATCGTATGGCTCATGCTGCAGCTTTAGCTGTTTCAGAAGCACCTGCTAGAGCTTATAATCCACTCTTTTTATATGGTGGTGTAGGTCTTGGTAAGACTCACCTTATGCATTCAATTGCTCACTATATTTTGGATCAAAACCCTAGTGCTAAAATTATCTATGCTTCTTCTGAGAAATTTACTAACGAACTTATTAATTCAATTCGTGATGATAAAAACGAAAGTTTTCGTAATAAATACAGAAATATTGATGTGCTTTTAATAGATGATATTCAATTCATCACTGGTAAGGAACGTACTCAAGAAGAGTTCTTCCATACTTTCAATGCACTTTATGAAGCTAATAAGCAAATTATTATTTCTAGTGACCGTCCTCCTAAAGAAATTGAAACTTTAGAAGAGCGTTTACGTTCTAGATTTGAATGGGGCCTTATTGCTGATATTCAAAGTCCTGATTTAGAAACTAGAATCGCCATTTTAAGGAAGAAAGCCGAAATAGAAAGCTTATCTGTACCTGAAGACGTTCTTTTATTCATTGCTAAAACTGTTATATCTAATATTCGTGAGCTTGAAGGTGCTTTAAATCGCATTTTAGCCTTTTCTTCTCTTACTAATAAACCTATTACAGTAGAGCTTGCTAATGAAGCTCTTAAAGATCTTATTTCTAAGGACAGGCCTAAAATTATTACAGCTGAATATATTCAAGAAATAGTAGCAACTTACTTCCACCTCAAACCAGAAGAACTAAAATCTTCTAAGAGAACCCGTAATATTGCTTATCCAAGGCAAATAGCAATGTATCTTTGTCGAAAGCTCACAGATCTCTCATTACCTAAGATTGGTGAAAAATTTGGTGGTCGTGACCATACTACTATTATTCATGGCTTTGAAAAAATCTCTAGGGAAATTCAAACTGATATTGAGCTTACTCAAATGCTTAATGAACTTGAATCTAAAATTACAGCTAAATAAATCTGTGTATATTCATGTGAAATTAACGTGAATGTTTTGTGGATTAATTTTGTGATTTTTTTTTGATGTTAGTATTGTGGATAAGCCTAAAGTAAAACTTTAACTCATCCACATGTGTATAAACATCATTTTTTATAACGATAGTAATGGCTTGAAAGGGTTATCCACAATACCCACACCCCCTACTACTATTATTGCTAAATTAACTTTAATAATTGTATTGGTTTTACACGAAAGGAGATATCCACATGCATATTTATTGCAGACAAGATCTT
Coding sequences:
- the dnaA gene encoding chromosomal replication initiator protein DnaA; amino-acid sequence: MSPLYQKQWEAILSIIEMETSSVSFNTWFKETELLSIEDNTLFISVKNEFTKEILNTRYIELIRNSALQVLNKDYNIKFMLPNEQTTTEQKAAKRNEQLQDPLNNPSNLNPRYVFDSFVVGNSNRMAHAAALAVSEAPARAYNPLFLYGGVGLGKTHLMHSIAHYILDQNPSAKIIYASSEKFTNELINSIRDDKNESFRNKYRNIDVLLIDDIQFITGKERTQEEFFHTFNALYEANKQIIISSDRPPKEIETLEERLRSRFEWGLIADIQSPDLETRIAILRKKAEIESLSVPEDVLLFIAKTVISNIRELEGALNRILAFSSLTNKPITVELANEALKDLISKDRPKIITAEYIQEIVATYFHLKPEELKSSKRTRNIAYPRQIAMYLCRKLTDLSLPKIGEKFGGRDHTTIIHGFEKISREIQTDIELTQMLNELESKITAK